ctgaccagtactgcGCTTCTTacagtaagcacgaggagtgggctcaggtctccaaccagcctctgccacactccccgtgtgccaccCCGTGTgccatttttggggctgcctcccGTGCTTGTCGCGCTGCCGTGCTAACTCCTCATATCGCCGCcactcagctttcgctgcctccagctctgccttggggtggcgatattccccagcctgtttccagggtccttttccgtccaaaatctcctcccatgtaaATGAATCCGGAGATCACTGCTGCCagataccacgctgcttggtccttggttggtgggtgattctgtaacgattGTCCTCATCATCTGAGGAAGAGTAGTcaagatcggaccaatgcgcagcgtgctATGTGTCCACATTTAAAAatcaactgaacactgaataacaaaacaacaaagtgaaagtACGAAACGacaacgaaacagtcctgtctagtgaagacacaaaacagaaaacaatcacccacaaaacacaggtgggaaaaggctacctaagtatgattctcaatcagagacagcaaacgacacctgcctctgattgagaaccatactaggccaaacacatagaaaaaagaacatagactacccaccccaactcacgccctgaccaacctaaaaacaaacacataacaaaggaactaaggtcagaacgtgacacgccctcctttcggcaaatctgaccacgactccagtttgttgctcccagcctatagacagaacctaaaacaggaaacgcctgtgctcaggtctgttcaacgctggtccgtccaatctgattccacgcttcaagattgcttcaatcacgtggactgggatatgttccacatAGACTCAGTCAGCAGCGTTGATGTatacactgattcggtgagcgagtttaatagcaagtgcatcagtgatgttgtacccacggtgactatttaaaccttccccaaccagaaatcatggattgatggcagcattcacgcaaaactgaatgcgcaaaccactgcatttaatcatggcaaggcgaccagAAACATACAtgaacagtgtagctattccctccgtaaggaaattaaacaagctaagcttcAGTATAGAGGCAatgtagagttgcaattcaacggctcagacacaagttgtatgtggcagggtctacagtcaatcacggattacaaaaagaaaaccatccCCGTCGAGGACACCGATGTATTGCTCACAGACAAATGAAAAAACTTCTTtcctcactttgaggacaatacaatgCCAAAACCTGTGTGCTCTGCTTCACCGCTgccaacatgagtaaaacatttaaatgtgttaaccctcgcaaggctgccagcccagacggcgtccctagccgcatcctcagagcatgcccagaccagctggctggtgtgtttacggacatattcaatcaatccctatcccagtctgctgttcccacatgcttcaagagggccaccatttttcctcttcccaagaaagctaaggtaactgagctaatcGACTAtccccccgtagcactcacttccgtcatcatgaagtgcttcgagaAACTAgacaaggatcatatcacctccaccctacctgacaccctcgacccactccaatttgattaccgccccaataggtccacagacgacgcaatcacaatcacacccatctggacaagaggaatacctatgtaagaacgCTGTTCATCAatgacagctcagcatttaacaccatagtaccccctAAACTCATAATTAAGCTcgagaccccgccctgtgcaactgggtcctggactttctgacgggccacccccaggtggtgatggtaggaaacaacatctccaccccgctgatcgtcaacactggggccccaaaagggtgcgttctcagacctctcctgtactccctgttcacccatgactgcgtggccatgcacacctccaactcaatcatcaagtttgcagatgacactacagtggaaggcttgattaccaacgagatggcctacagggaggaggtgagggccctcgaagAGTGGTGTCAGGACAATGACCTCACACTCaacttcaacaaaacaaaggagatgatcgtggacttcagaaaacagcagagggagcatccccctaaacacattgacgggacagtcgtggagaaggtggaaagttttatgttccttggggtacacatcactgacaaactgaaatgatccacccacatagacagcgtggtgaagaaggcgcaacagcgcctcttcaacctcaggaggttgaaaacaCTCaaaaacctttacagatgcacaatcgagagcatcctgttgggttgtttcactgcctggtacggtaactgctccGCATACAAccgtctgcacaacgcatcaccgggggcaaactacatgccctccaggacacctacaccacccgatgtcacaggaaggtcaaaaaaatcatcaaggacaacaaccacccgagccactgcctgttcacctcgctgtcatccagaaggcaaggtcagtacaggtgtatcaaagctggaaccgagagtctgaaaaacagcttctgtctcaaggccatcagactgttaagtaGGTCAGAGACTGTATGTGGGAAATCACTCTGGAAACTCGCATTCGTATTCCTTCAAGTTTGCATATCTAATGGTTACACTTCTGGGTTTGGAAAAATGTCAATTTTCCGCACCCATCAGTAATTGTCTGTTTTGCATGGGAAAGGTTACAGACACTGCATCGATTTATTTGCTCCTCTTCTGATTTGAATAGACCCTGATAAAATAAGTAGTGTGTCTAGTTCAGAcacatccccaaagccaacacctcatttggccgcctttttttccagttctctgctgctagtgactggaacaaattgcaaaaattgctgaagctggagacttttatttccctcaccaactttaaacatcagctatctgagcagctaaccgaacgctgcagctgtacatagcccgtctgtaaatagcccacccaatctacctacctcatccccatactgtttttatttacttttctgctcttttgcacaccagtatctctacttgcacagaGTCTTACTTCCTGTGTGAAACAGCCATAAGAAGGAGACATTATTCAAATGAAATAGAAGAAGTTGGCTACCAGTGCTCTGTATGCTGTAACTGTCTTCCCATGGCTCAAAATGGCTTGGCCTCAACATTCAGATGACACACTCCTTCAAACAGTGAAGGTCAAATTTCCTGGTAGGTCAATGTAAGCTAAAGCTGACAGAGCTAATAGTCAGCTGTCTGAGAAGCTCAAACACGAAGGCTGACAATTTCAATTTGCAACATGACCTTGTGTTGGCATCCTTCTGGAGAAACTTGTTTCAAAGTGTTTGAAGTAGGAATCTAATCTTACACAAAATATATTTGACAATTAAACGTGAAGTAATGCCAAAAACAACAAGCAGTCAATTATTCTTGGACTGTGCTAGACATGGACATGGGAGATGGTTGGCTGCCTTGATTGGCTGATGCTTAATGATTTTCAACAAGTGACTGGATGAGGCATAGGTTTAGTCAATAGCACATGGGTAGTCCATACTTCAGGTCTCAAGAAGGAAACTTATTATGCTATACAAACTGTATCTATTACCTTGGGTGAGATCATGCCTATGGACACCCAGTTGCATTGTCAATGTTTGGATAAGCCCCAAATGTGTAAACTTGGCTTTTACACAATGACTCAGCCTCTAAATGTAGTTTTTTGCACTTAATTTGTTCATGGACAGTTCCACAAGTCCATATTTTCGGCTCATCCCCTTTCAACTGTCTCTTCTTCATATTCAGATCTACAAAGGCTGATTAACTGTGATATCTGCCACATTCCCCCACCCCTCTACACAGGATGTTTTGATACAGatttaggatcttaatttgaatgATGTTTTAGTCCCACGCGTGGAAGTTGAATGCTTTGACAAATCGAATGTGAAAGTGAGAGTGGTTCAGTGAGTGGGCTCGACCTTGAACAGGAAGATGATGAATGCAGGAAAGAACGTTCCTTTTCAGAACCATGGAGAGCGCATTATGTATTGTGGCGCAGCCCTTTTTTCTACTCTGTGTTAGAGACATATGTATTTGCTAAACTGCTCTAATCCCACTGCTCTCTAAACCATGGTTCACAATTTTATAAACTCCCAAATCATCCCCAAAATGCAATTTAATTGATGTCACTGTTGAGTGTTTTTTAATCAGTTTGGTAAACATGTTCCTCCCATTGTGACATTGCCAACCATTCCGAATGGAATAATTTGACGTATTAATGGTTCCCTATAAAACCCTTTAATTCTAAGAAAGTGTCATATGGTCTTGAACTCGGTCAAAACACAGCAGCATGAAGGGCGATAATGAGTAGGCCTACGTTCAGTAGTTTTTTGAAAGCGACCACGCTGAGATTGCTCCGCGAGCGGCCGCTTCTGTGTGCAGCTGGCCTGGTGATCGGGACGGGTTCGGCAGTCTACTTTTATAACAAATATTACGGCGACGGTGAGGATGAACCGGCCACCTTGGAGATCGTGGACCGTGTTGTCACGTTTGAAGAGGGTACATTTACATATTTTACAATGTCTAAATAGCAATACTGACTGTATAAACGTTTAGAAAAAAATTAGGAAGGGAAGCGCTGcaaaggtacacaatagtagcttttggtagacagaaggtgctctttggtaaaaggggtaaattggCCGTctaaaagaaaggaggaccaaggcactcttcataaaATTAATgaaaatgcctttatttgtatggAATGTTCAATGGAAAGTTTTTAAACATTGTTTCCCTTGAACATGACATACAAATGAAGGCATTTTAATGAATGATATGAAGAGTTCCGTGGTCCTCCTTACTTTTTGACATGCTGTATATAGTCCGGGACTGAAACTATATTCAGGCGTtgtctaaaatggcaccctataccctattccctatttttttttttttaccagggcccatagtaatatgGTCAAAaggctctggttaatagtagtgctataaatagggaatagggtgccatttaggagtGATTTGATGACATGATGATGGCTAGTAATTCCTCTATTAACAACAACAAACGAACATGCTCCTCTGAAACCAAACCTTTTCTTTAGGTTTAATTGAAGATATTGGTACATTATGCAGACACATAAATACAATGTGATATCATACAATATAAACACAATTCAATTATAAGATCAGCCTAACTACATGGACAGATGTTTGGTGTCTTGTAGTATTTCTTCAACTTAGAGAAAATAATCCTTTATTGTTTATTAATGAAGATCATGATCCCACCCTGGACCAGGAGGACCCAGTCCTTGTTCAGGTAAGAATACTGTAGGCCTATCAATAGTCTGGGTACCGGTCGgtttctgctctcttgccaaTTCCATCGTGGCAAAATGATATTTGCATGACAATCCCATAGGGAGTTGTCAGAGAGCTGAAACTACCTGGCACCCAGGCTATAACAATACTGCTTCATTATCAGGACTGGTTCAATAACAATCTGACATTCAAACTGTAATTTTACTGACTTGAAAATGGATCCTGATTTATTCCTTAGTTTGTGGATGAGGAGGTTGGGCAGCGTCCCTGTCTGGCTTTAGTCCCTTGGTCTGGACCTCTGTGGGTTCCCAGCTCTGTAAGTCCAACAGTACTGATACTCTCTTGTCTTCACTCTGGTCTATAGACTGGTTTATGTAACTTAAACACACACATGACGTTTTCTGAAGAACAATATGGGAATACATTTCTGTAAACATATTCCATGTTTTTTACAACTGCAGCTGACTTATTACCTTACCCTTGCTGGGAGGATGATAGTGAGAGAGCTGGCAGTGTTAAACACACAGGTAACCATGCAGATTATTGGACAGAGATCATCTTATCTAATAGGCATGATTACCTTCAGTATCCACTATGGTCGTGAAATACTTTGTTGTCCTTTCCCTCATTTTCTCACAGATTTTCATGATGGAGCAGCCTATTTTCTCCTGTTTCACTCCTGTAGGGAGGTTGGTGTGGGAGGAACTgtcttctcaaactgaacaggtAGCCATTCATATGCAGGTACCTCAGATGTTTCCTCAACCTTAGAACACAGACCTGTGTAGTTCAACTGCCAAATCTTTTAGCATCTATAATCAGTGGCCACCACTTGCGATCCTCCCTAAACATCTGTCACTCCTTTAGGCTACCAGTCTATCATTCAAACGGACTCTTAAATTGATACTGTCTTGTTCCTTAGAATGTGGATGAGGAGGTTCAGCAGCAGCCCGGTCTGACTTTAATCTCTTGGTCTGGACCTCAGTGGGTTTCAAGCGCCGTGAGTCCATCCATGCTGATACTCTCTGGTCTTTAGGGGGGCTTAAACATAAACATAACGTTctctgaagaagaaaaaaaacgtaTGGAAATGCATTTCTGTAAACATATTCCCTTTTGTTATAGCCTGTCAAACTGCAGCCAACGTATTGCCTTACCCATACTGGGAACGCGCTGGTGAGAGAGCTGTCAGTATTAAATACACAGGTAACCATGCCGAAAATTAACCAATGCTCATGTGATCTAATAGGGATAATTACCTTCAGTATCCACTATGGTAGATTAATACTTTGACGTCTTTAAAGCTGTTTCTTATTTTCTCACAGATTTTCATGATGGAGAAGCCCATTTTCATCTGTTTCACTCCTGTAGGGAGGATGGTGTGGGAGGAACTgacttctcaaactgaacaggtAGCCATTCATGTGCAGATACTTCAGATGTTTCCTTAACATTTGAACACAGACCTGTGTAGTTCAACTGCAAACCCTTTTAGAATCTATAATACAGTGGCCTCCTTTTGAGATCCTCCATATACCAGTCGGTCACTCctataggctaccagtcaatcaTTCAAACTGACTCATAAATTGATCCTGTCTTGTTCCTTAGTATATGGATGAGGAGGTTGGGCAGCAGCCCTGTCTGGATTTAATCCCTTGGTCTGTTTATTAATAATCACAGAGAACGCTCTACAATTAGGGTATGTCTTTGTTTTGCAGCCAAATAGTGAAGACTCTGGTTTTCCCTTTGAGAAGATGCAGCTGGTTGGGAACTGGGGTTCGTTTCATTTCCATACCTGGATAATCCGTTATGGACGAGTGCAGGTACTTCAGACATATTCTTAACATTTATGAACACACCTGTGTGTTTTAACTCCCATTTGTCTCTGGGGTTTCTTTTGTATGTCTGGTCCTAATTGAAACCTAGAGGAAAGTTGTTGTACGAACATCATGTGGGCTCTATATCACTGCCAGTGGTGATCACCTGCCAAATGATATAGAAATCTACATCTAAAATATACAGAGAGGTGTGCAGACTGAAGCTGTTTTTCCTTATAGCAAAACGAAGAGGACATGCATCACCTGTGCATTGTGAGGGGAGTGGAGAAACAGCTGTGGTGGAGCAGAGTCATTCAGGAAAAAATCCTGGACCCATGGGTGAGAGATTCTCAACTGATCTTTCATCTCACATGCACCTGTTTTGTGTCAAATGATGTACAAAATATAGGGCTACTTATATTTCCTGAATGAAATGTAATTTTTCCATGTGTCTCTTTGAAAGGGTAATGTCCAGGTGGTCCTCACCAACAAGGAGGTGACTGGTATTAAGGTACAGTCAAACACGCATAAAAGAAAATGGAAAGTGGCAAATGTCCATTTACCTATTTAAATAAATGTTGACAAAATGAAATTATACATTTAAATTTCTATCCTCATTTTTAGTACCTTGGTAGAAGGATCCATGGACTCAGGTCTTGCCTCGTCAAGAGGAGGTCAGAGTTCACCTATTATGAGGACGCCCAGGTATGCCTCGTTGTTTCTCTGTGATAGGATTTATTTCAGTGTTTGGTTGAGGGGTTTTCAACATTGTGGTTGGGCTGACGGTGTTGTTTGTTAAACAGCAGGTGGATATCTCCACCACAGTGGAGGGGTTCCAGGAGAGGGGGGATGACATGATGACGTATCAGTTCTCTACCTCTGACATTATCACCACCCCTCATGAGCCGTCCTCTGGCTCCTCTCAGCAGTTCCCCCAGGATTCTCCACCTTCCCCTCCGCCTCCCCGGTTCCCTTCCCCTCCACCTTACCACTTCACCCAGGACCAGACCCCTGATAGCACTTCTCAGGTAAAACTCTTTCTACAGTCAATAACCCTTTTTATTTGTTTTCCTGACATTTGTActtgtgtgtacaggtgtgtgtctcagtgtcattGTGTTCCAAGCACAGTGTTTTGGTTTCAACAGGTTTGTCAAGTTTTTAGGTCAGGATGGAAGTATTGTTATGGTGTCACTGAATGTTTTGTCCTCTTCAGTTGCAGGTGAAATGCAGTttagtatttatttttatttacttgTCTAGGtaagttagttaagaacatattcttaactgacttaccttgGGAGCCCAGAGTTGATGttaatgtgatgtctgttttAGGAGTTTGTGGAGGAGCAACATAATGTTGCAGATGTGCCCCAGCTGTGGTGAGTTTGCTTTCATGTGTTCATCTATAGTAAAAAATATTTGCTTTGAAATAATCTGCCCCTATATTGTAGTTATACAGATGTAGGACCTtaataaccttttactgcagtgggctaaatcagggtcactgtCAGGATCGTCATAAGAACactcggaccaaagcgcagcgtgaaatCGGTTCGACATCTTTTATTTGAAGTGAAccgcacaaaaacaataaagaataaaTTAAACGTTATGATCTGGAGTGCTCAAAggcaacaacacaaaaacaagatcccacaaaacacagaggggaaatggctgcctaaatatgattccaaatcagagacaatgataaacagctgcctctgatagggaaccataccaggccaacatagaaaaaaACACACCCCAACCTAGTCACACCCCAACCTAACCAAAaaagagaataaaaaggctctctatggtcagggtgtgacagtcacacacagtgtttcttagtagtcttaaacaaatctaccttgaaacaaaagtatacatcTCACACACATGGATATAgtcttaaaaaaagaagacaccatTAGCAtttcagatatagagttgaaacactttatatacactaccgttcaaaagttttcaAACAactactcagtcaagggttttctttatttttactcttttctacgttgtagaataatagtgaagacatcaaaactatgaaagaacacatggaatcaaagtatattttatgtttgagattcttctaatagtcaccctttgccttgacaacagctttgcacacttttggcatagGAAATATTtgttattatgtggattataatttacATTTTTGAAGGGGTTGATAgatttttcattagggcaaatcaagtctgtaATTACAAACtttaaaagcctttttaaaactaaAATACACTACAAGTGTCCCAGCAACAAacgagtgatcaaattaagatcctacattggTATGGTTTTTATAAATCCTGCAGTTGTAACATAGGCTAACATAAAAGGATATCTTCATCTCATGGCATTAATGTATGCTTTAGCTTCTTATGTTGCACATTTGCTACTAAACATTTCTATTTACAGGAGTTACTTTGGAAACCAAGGGACAAGCAACTTCTCTCTGAGGCTGGCTGGTATCCGATGTGCTATGGAGGTGAGAAAGTGAGAATTTACCACCTTTTGAATTTCATTTGATGTACATTTCTGTACCATTTCTAAATGTACTGTCTTGTTCTCACAGGCTCTGACATCCTCAGACAGTACCTCCCTTAATTACCTCACCCACGCTGGGAGGATGGTGTTGAGTGGACTGTCCGAGCTCAACCAGCAGGTAACCATTCAAATAATTGTACAacattcatcagaccagatatatagttcccactgggcacagatgtcatttCAGTGTGTCGTTTTTagttacatttggttgagttgtcaactaatatgaattcaataaaaaaaatgtaccaTGTCATTGGACTTAGGTTAAAAGTTTGGTGAAAAAAATATGTTGATAACTCTTTTCAattccaatcagttttccatgttgattcaacatcatcacattacattgtttttgttgaaatgacaaggaaacaaagttgattcaaccagtcTTTGCCCAGTGACTTACATTTAGACTATAGTGATTCATAAGGTTTAGTTGAAAAGTTCCAATATCTTACAAGCCAAACAATCAGAGGCCCTCTGACTTACAGACCTGAAGCTTTGAGTTTATGATCCAAGTTCTAAGGAATTGTATGGTTGTTTTGTTTTGAGGATGTGAGCCAGTTTCAGCAGGCCTACGACATCCTGGTGAACTTCATTAATGAGCCAGCAAACAGGGAGCGACTAGAGCTGGAGATGGCTCTTGTAGGAGTAGGTTTACATGCAAGCTTTAGCGTTAGCTGCAGGCACCGTCTGCTCATCCAACATCTACTCAATGAGACTTTCTAAAGTGCTTGTCAATGAAAAATACGTAATTATCTTATTTGTTTGACTTCAGATCAACCACATCAATTTCACAGATGTATTTTATGAATTCGTTCTACTGAGCCTTCTTGAAGGAAAAACATCTCTTCCAACTTCTGTAAGTGACCCTAATAATGTAAACATCCTGTTGTTTatctaccccatccacactgtAGCCATACCAGGTCTGTAGACACTCACTCATGTCCCCTGTTCCTACTCCAGAGGCCTGGTAGCTTCTTTTATCTGCTCATGGAAGTGATGATGAGGATTCGCCCCCCTGGAGGAGCCTGGACAGAGTCTGCTGGGAACTTCTACCTCCTCATTAAGgtgcatatttatttatttattctccctccctctctctctctctctctctctctctcttgaactGTGTGTGATGGTTTGTCATCCTTTTTTCTTTGTAGCTGGTCATTAACTATTTGTTGATGATGTGTCTGTTGTCGTCAGGATCAGATGAAGGCGTGGTTGGACTCCATCTTCAACCTCGATGAGTCCATCTATGAAAGCCCACAGAGGCTCTCGTGGCAGGTGATGGAGAATCTAGAAATACCGGTTGACTTCCTCCTGTCCAGCCTGGATTAAGGGTCCCAAACTGAGCTGAGGATCCCAAACACAAAATAAAGTATTTTGCATTTAAACATTATCTGTCAATCTCAAACTAATTTTacatcatgtcaaatcaaatcaaagcacattttattggtcacaaacacatggttagcagatgttaatgcgagtgtagcgaaatgcttgtgcttctagttccgaccgtgcagtaatattttaaaagtaatctaacaatttcaaaacaactaccttatacacacacaagtgtaaaggaatgaataagaatatatacatgtaaTTATATGGATGAGCGTGGCGTGCGGcattggcaagatgcagtagatggtatagtacagtatatacatatgagatgagtaatgtagggtatgtaaacattatataaagtggcattgtttaaagtgaccagtgatacatttattacatccatttttttattatttaagtGGCTCGAGATTTGAGTCAATATGTTGgtagcggccactcaatgttagtgatggctgcttaacagtctgatagccttgagatagaagctgtctctcagtcccagctttgatgcacctgtactgacctcaccttctggatgatctttttggccttcctgtgacatcgggtggtgtaggtgtcctggagggcaggtattttgccccccggtgatgcattgagcagacctcactaccctctggtgaGCATTACGGTTGtgtgcggagcagttgccgtaccaggcggtgatacagcccaacaggatcctctcgattgtgcatctgtaaagtttgtgagtgttgttggcgctgttgcgccttcttcaccacactgtctgtgtggaccatttcagtttgtccgtgatgtgtatgccgaggaacataAAACTTTCCACCATCTCCACTtgtgtcccgtcgatgtggataggggggtgctccctctgctgtttcctgaagtccacgatcatctcctttgttttgttgatgttgagtgtgaagACATTTTTCTGACACCACTCTccgaaggccctcacctcctccctgtaggccgtctcgacgttgttggtaatcaagcctaccactgtagtgtcgtctgcaaacttgatgattgagttggaggcgtgcatggccacccagtcatgggtgaacagggagtacaggagagggctgagaacgcacccttgtggcaGTGGTGAGGATTAGCGAGGTGGATATGTTgcttcctaccctcaccaccaggacccagttgcacagggcggggtcaagacccagggtctcgagcttgttTTTCCATATGAAGTTGTACAAAAGCCTATCTAAGGTACAGCAAGTGGATTTGGGAATGTCAATAGATGAAAAAAGATAGGATGCATAAAATAGCCCTtcagctttggataaaagcaccCTTCGTTGAAGACTTAAATCCAACCCTAACCACGAGGATAATTTTTAGTGACAGATTCAGTTACAGGGTTCAAATTAAGATCATTCACAGCCTTAAGAGTTTTGGTGATCTTTACACCGAGGTAGTTTACACTATCTTTTTCAGAGATGTTACAATCTGCTGGATTGACAGCTTCTTTCAAA
This window of the Oncorhynchus keta strain PuntledgeMale-10-30-2019 chromosome 20, Oket_V2, whole genome shotgun sequence genome carries:
- the LOC127909811 gene encoding uncharacterized protein LOC127909811 translates to MIVRELAVLNTQIFMMEQPIFSCFTPVGRLVWEELSSQTEQNVDEEVQQQPGLTLISWSGPQWVSSAPVKLQPTYCLTHTGNALVRELSVLNTQIFMMEKPIFICFTPVGRMVWEELTSQTEQPNSEDSGFPFEKMQLVGNWGSFHFHTWIIRYGRVQQNEEDMHHLCIVRGVEKQLWWSRVIQEKILDPWGNVQVVLTNKEVTGIKYLGRRIHGLRSCLVKRRSEFTYYEDAQQVDISTTVEGFQERGDDMMTYQFSTSDIITTPHEPSSGSSQQFPQDSPPSPPPPRFPSPPPYHFTQDQTPDSTSQEFVEEQHNVADVPQLWSYFGNQGTSNFSLRLAGIRCAMEALTSSDSTSLNYLTHAGRMVLSGLSELNQQDVSQFQQAYDILVNFINEPANRERLELEMALVGVGLHASFSVSCRHRLLIQHLLNETF